In the genome of Telluria beijingensis, one region contains:
- a CDS encoding response regulator has product MRMLLVEDEIEFAATVRVALEREKYVVDHVDRLALAREACRMHAYDLVLLDRTLPDGDGLSLLPSLRAAHPGLPVIVLSARGDVTDRVAGLDEGADDYLAKPFALEELFARIRAVRRRPAELGPEEIHVGALVFDVANDEASVAGVRLDLARRELRVLATLVKRRGRTVLRESLEQGVYGFDDAIQSNTLDSHISRLRRKLAAADAGIEIHAIKGVGYLLQARP; this is encoded by the coding sequence ATGAGAATGCTGCTGGTAGAGGACGAAATCGAATTCGCCGCCACGGTGCGCGTCGCGCTCGAGCGCGAAAAATACGTGGTCGACCATGTCGACCGGCTGGCGCTGGCGCGCGAGGCGTGCCGCATGCACGCCTACGACCTGGTGCTGCTCGACCGCACCCTGCCTGACGGCGACGGCCTGTCGCTGCTGCCATCCTTGCGCGCGGCGCATCCCGGCCTGCCCGTGATCGTGCTGAGCGCGCGCGGCGACGTCACCGACCGCGTCGCCGGCCTGGACGAAGGCGCCGACGACTACCTGGCCAAGCCTTTCGCGCTCGAGGAACTGTTCGCGCGCATACGGGCGGTGCGGCGGCGCCCGGCCGAACTGGGACCCGAAGAAATCCACGTCGGCGCGCTCGTGTTCGACGTCGCCAACGACGAAGCCAGCGTCGCCGGCGTGCGGCTCGACCTGGCGCGGCGCGAGTTGCGCGTGCTGGCCACGCTGGTCAAGCGCCGCGGACGCACCGTGCTGCGCGAATCGCTCGAGCAGGGCGTGTACGGCTTCGACGACGCCATCCAGTCGAACACGCTCGACTCCCACATCTCGCGCCTGCGGCGCAAGCTGGCCGCCGCCGATGCGGGCATCGAGATCCACGCCATCAAGGGCGTCGGCTACCTGCTGCAGGCGCGGCCGTGA
- a CDS encoding FKBP-type peptidyl-prolyl cis-trans isomerase, whose protein sequence is MKLKFPLIAAFAAMLALTACGGGGSDDNDNKPVVSSPATLTFKDDTVGTGAEAVKGKRVTTQYTLWLYDDKAANFKGRQMESGNLNPFVVGGGGVIPGFDQGVTGMKVGGKRTVLIPSNLGYGASGWGPIPGNSGLVFEIVLTKVE, encoded by the coding sequence ATGAAGCTGAAGTTCCCCCTGATCGCGGCCTTTGCCGCCATGCTCGCCCTGACCGCCTGCGGCGGCGGCGGCAGCGACGACAACGACAACAAGCCAGTCGTGAGCAGCCCAGCCACGCTGACGTTCAAGGACGATACGGTCGGCACCGGCGCCGAGGCGGTCAAGGGCAAGCGTGTCACGACCCAGTACACGCTGTGGCTGTACGACGACAAGGCAGCCAACTTCAAGGGCCGGCAAATGGAGTCGGGCAACCTGAATCCGTTCGTCGTCGGCGGCGGCGGCGTCATCCCCGGCTTCGACCAGGGCGTCACCGGCATGAAGGTCGGCGGCAAGCGCACCGTCCTGATCCCGTCCAACCTCGGCTACGGTGCGTCGGGCTGGGGTCCGATTCCAGGGAACTCGGGCCTGGTGTTCGAGATCGTGTTGACCAAGGTCGAATAA
- a CDS encoding potassium transporter Kup, whose product MTSDSKKSSLAALTLAAVGIVYGDIGTSPLYTLRAVFDDTHGLPLNAPNILGVISLIFWALTVIVSLKYVTLVLRAHNRGEGGIMALMALATTSVARQSRWSFPLLAIGVIGATMFYGDSVITPAISVLGAIEGLEVAAPGMSHYVVPLAVVVLVALYSVQRHGTAGIGRFFGPVMLVWFLALAAMGIVNIVQSPEILNALNPWHAAHFMVDNKLLAFIALGAVVLAITGAEALYADMGHFGAKPIRMAWFLIAYPALTLNYLGQGGLLIADPGAVENPFYHQLGTWSVIPLVILSTMAAVIASQATISGTYSMTKQAIALGLLPRMRILHTSESEIGQIYIPAVNWLQLAVVLVAVIGFGSSDELAGAYGIAVTATMMMTTILTFFVTRYRWRLPLWVCLGATGCFLAIDVMLFSATTTKLFHGGWFPLLMGGVLLTLMLTWRRGRGLVFENLQKHAIPLEAFMESLFVAPPTRVPGTAIFLRGESDGVPHAMLHNLSHNKVLHERVVFLTVHMREEPWVAPEEQIDIVDLGHNCYQLNIHYGFKDEADIPDILERCGALGLAFEMMETSFFIARQTVISGPGGGMAPWREHLYVAMSRNARSAADYYQIRSNRVIELGTQIEI is encoded by the coding sequence TTGACATCAGACAGCAAGAAAAGCAGCCTGGCCGCCCTCACCCTGGCCGCGGTCGGCATCGTCTACGGCGACATCGGCACCAGCCCCCTGTACACGCTGCGCGCGGTGTTCGACGACACCCACGGCCTGCCCCTGAATGCCCCCAATATCCTCGGCGTCATCTCCCTGATCTTCTGGGCGCTGACGGTCATCGTCTCGCTCAAGTACGTGACCCTGGTGCTGCGGGCGCACAACCGCGGCGAAGGCGGCATCATGGCCCTGATGGCGCTGGCCACCACCTCGGTGGCGCGCCAATCGCGCTGGAGCTTCCCGTTGCTGGCCATCGGCGTCATCGGCGCCACCATGTTCTATGGCGACAGCGTGATCACGCCGGCGATCTCGGTGCTCGGCGCGATCGAGGGGCTCGAGGTGGCGGCGCCCGGCATGTCGCACTATGTGGTGCCGCTGGCGGTGGTGGTGCTGGTGGCCCTGTACAGCGTGCAGCGCCATGGCACGGCCGGCATCGGCCGCTTCTTCGGCCCCGTGATGCTGGTGTGGTTCCTGGCCCTGGCCGCGATGGGCATCGTCAACATCGTCCAGTCGCCGGAGATATTGAACGCCCTCAATCCCTGGCATGCGGCGCACTTCATGGTGGACAATAAATTGCTGGCCTTTATCGCGCTGGGCGCGGTGGTGCTGGCGATCACCGGCGCCGAGGCGCTGTACGCCGACATGGGCCACTTCGGCGCCAAGCCGATCCGCATGGCCTGGTTCCTGATCGCCTATCCGGCGCTGACGCTGAACTACCTGGGCCAGGGCGGCCTCCTGATCGCCGATCCGGGCGCGGTGGAAAACCCGTTCTACCACCAGCTCGGCACCTGGAGCGTGATCCCGCTGGTGATCCTGTCGACCATGGCGGCGGTGATCGCCTCGCAGGCCACCATCAGCGGCACGTATTCGATGACCAAGCAGGCGATCGCGCTCGGCCTGCTGCCGCGCATGCGCATCCTGCACACTTCGGAAAGCGAGATCGGCCAGATCTATATCCCGGCCGTCAACTGGCTGCAACTGGCCGTGGTGCTGGTCGCCGTGATCGGCTTCGGCTCGTCGGACGAGCTGGCCGGCGCCTATGGCATCGCGGTCACCGCGACCATGATGATGACCACCATCCTGACCTTCTTCGTCACCCGCTACCGCTGGCGCCTGCCGCTGTGGGTGTGCCTGGGCGCGACCGGCTGCTTCCTGGCGATCGACGTCATGCTGTTCTCGGCCACCACCACCAAGCTGTTCCACGGCGGCTGGTTCCCGCTGCTGATGGGCGGCGTGCTGCTGACCCTGATGCTGACCTGGCGCCGCGGCCGCGGACTGGTGTTCGAGAACCTGCAGAAGCACGCCATCCCGCTGGAAGCCTTCATGGAATCGCTGTTCGTGGCGCCGCCGACCCGGGTGCCGGGCACGGCGATCTTCCTGCGCGGCGAAAGCGACGGCGTGCCGCACGCGATGCTGCACAACCTGTCGCACAACAAGGTGCTGCACGAGCGGGTCGTGTTCCTGACCGTGCACATGCGCGAGGAACCGTGGGTGGCGCCCGAGGAACAGATCGACATCGTCGACCTGGGCCACAACTGCTACCAGCTCAACATCCACTACGGCTTCAAGGACGAGGCCGATATCCCGGACATCCTCGAACGCTGCGGCGCGCTCGGGCTGGCGTTCGAGATGATGGAAACCTCGTTCTTCATCGCGCGCCAGACCGTGATCTCGGGCCCGGGCGGCGGCATGGCGCCGTGGCGCGAGCACCTGTACGTGGCGATGTCGCGCAATGCGCGCAGCGCGGCCGACTATTACCAGATCCGCAGCAACCGGGTGATCGAACTGGGGACGCAGATCGAAATCTGA
- the rarD gene encoding EamA family transporter RarD, whose amino-acid sequence MRSGIIYAALAFLCWGLFPIYFHALGDVPPMQILAHRMLWSLGFLLVVLLLRRQWKWLNVVRQPRVFLSFVLSALLLSANWLVYIWSVTNHHVIEASLGYFINPLVNIMLGYLILKERLRTVQWVAIAIAALGVGWLTWQTGTVPWIALFLAFSFGSYGLLRKTAALGALEGLSFETIVLFPLAAAYVIWLTLQGQNVFINTDSDTTRVLLVMAGPLTAIPLLLFASGARRIPLSILGLLQYLSPTLQFLLGVWLFKEAFTADRLVGFVLIWSALVLFAGEGLLRRPQPAAKA is encoded by the coding sequence ATGCGTTCCGGCATCATCTACGCGGCCCTGGCCTTTCTCTGCTGGGGGCTGTTCCCCATCTATTTCCATGCCCTGGGCGACGTGCCGCCGATGCAGATCCTGGCGCACCGGATGCTGTGGTCGCTCGGCTTCCTGCTGGTCGTGCTGCTGCTCCGGCGCCAGTGGAAATGGCTCAATGTCGTGCGCCAGCCGCGCGTGTTCCTCAGCTTCGTGCTGTCGGCCCTGCTGCTCAGCGCCAACTGGCTGGTCTATATCTGGTCGGTCACCAACCACCACGTGATCGAGGCCAGCCTCGGCTATTTCATCAATCCGCTGGTCAATATCATGCTTGGCTACCTGATCCTGAAGGAACGCCTGCGCACCGTCCAGTGGGTGGCGATCGCGATCGCGGCGCTGGGCGTGGGCTGGCTGACCTGGCAGACCGGCACGGTGCCCTGGATCGCCCTGTTCCTGGCGTTCTCGTTCGGCAGCTATGGCCTGCTGCGCAAGACCGCGGCGCTGGGCGCGCTCGAGGGCCTGTCGTTCGAGACCATCGTGCTGTTTCCGCTGGCTGCCGCCTACGTCATCTGGCTGACCCTGCAGGGCCAGAACGTGTTCATCAACACCGATTCCGACACCACGCGCGTGCTGCTGGTGATGGCCGGCCCGCTCACCGCGATCCCGCTGCTGCTGTTCGCCAGCGGTGCGCGCCGGATTCCGCTGTCGATTCTGGGCTTGCTGCAATACCTGTCGCCGACCCTGCAATTCCTGCTCGGCGTATGGCTGTTCAAGGAAGCGTTTACCGCCGATCGCCTGGTCGGCTTCGTGCTGATCTGGAGTGCGCTGGTGCTGTTCGCCGGCGAAGGCCTGCTGCGTCGGCCGCAGCCAGCAGCCAAGGCCTGA
- the ettA gene encoding energy-dependent translational throttle protein EttA yields the protein MANYVYTMNRVGKIVPPKRQILKDISLSFFPGAKIGVLGLNGSGKSTLLKIMAGIDTDIQGEARPMPGLNIGYLPQEPQLDPEKTVRQEVESGLGEAFEAQAKLEAVYAAYADEDADFDALAKEQERLESIIAAADGGNLNLQMEMAADALRLPPWDQKIGVLSGGEKRRVALCKLLLSKPDMLLLDEPTNHLDAESVEWLEQFLLRFPGTVVGITHDRYFLDNAAEWILELDRGHGIPWKGNYSSWLDQKQARLKQEESTESARQKALQKELEWSRQNPKARQAKSKARLARFNELSEYEYQKRNETQEIFIPVAERLGNEVIEFKNVSKAFGDRLLIDNLSFTVPPGAIVGIIGPNGAGKSTLFKMIAGKEQPDSGEVAIGKTAKVSLVDQSRDELANNKTVFEDVSGGADMLSVGRFEMPSRAYLGRFNFKGSDQQKVVGNLSGGERGRLHLAKTLLQGGNVLLLDEPSNDLDVETLRALEDALLEFAGSVMVISHDRWFLDRIATHILAFEGDSQVTFFDGNYQEYEADKKKRLGEEGAKPKRIRYKPLTT from the coding sequence ATGGCCAATTACGTCTATACCATGAACCGCGTGGGCAAGATCGTCCCACCGAAACGTCAAATCCTCAAGGACATCTCGCTGTCCTTCTTCCCCGGCGCCAAGATCGGCGTGCTGGGCCTGAACGGCTCGGGCAAGTCGACCCTGCTCAAGATCATGGCCGGCATCGACACCGACATCCAGGGCGAAGCGCGCCCGATGCCGGGCCTGAACATCGGCTACCTGCCGCAGGAACCGCAGCTCGACCCCGAAAAAACCGTGCGCCAAGAGGTGGAATCCGGCCTCGGCGAAGCCTTCGAGGCGCAAGCCAAGCTGGAAGCGGTGTACGCCGCCTATGCCGACGAAGACGCCGACTTCGACGCCCTGGCCAAGGAGCAGGAGCGCCTGGAATCGATCATCGCCGCGGCCGATGGCGGCAACCTGAACCTGCAGATGGAAATGGCCGCCGACGCGCTGCGCCTGCCGCCGTGGGACCAGAAGATCGGCGTGCTGTCGGGCGGCGAGAAGCGCCGCGTGGCGTTGTGCAAGCTGCTGCTGTCGAAACCCGACATGCTGCTGCTCGACGAACCGACCAACCACCTGGATGCCGAATCGGTCGAGTGGCTCGAACAATTCCTGCTGCGCTTCCCGGGCACCGTGGTCGGCATCACCCACGACCGCTACTTCCTCGACAACGCCGCCGAATGGATCCTGGAACTGGACCGCGGCCATGGCATCCCATGGAAGGGCAATTACTCGTCGTGGCTGGACCAGAAGCAGGCGCGCCTGAAGCAGGAAGAATCGACCGAATCGGCGCGCCAGAAGGCCCTGCAGAAAGAACTCGAATGGTCGCGCCAGAATCCGAAGGCGCGCCAGGCCAAGTCGAAAGCCCGCCTGGCCCGCTTCAACGAGCTGAGCGAGTACGAATACCAGAAGCGCAACGAGACGCAAGAGATCTTCATCCCCGTGGCCGAGCGCCTGGGCAATGAAGTCATCGAATTCAAGAACGTCTCGAAAGCCTTCGGCGACCGCCTGCTGATCGACAACCTGTCGTTCACCGTGCCGCCAGGCGCCATCGTCGGCATCATCGGCCCCAACGGCGCCGGTAAATCGACGCTGTTCAAGATGATCGCCGGCAAAGAACAGCCGGACAGCGGCGAAGTCGCGATCGGCAAGACCGCCAAGGTGTCGCTGGTGGACCAGAGCCGCGACGAACTGGCCAATAACAAGACCGTGTTCGAAGACGTCTCGGGCGGCGCCGACATGCTCAGCGTCGGCCGCTTCGAGATGCCGTCGCGCGCCTATCTGGGCCGCTTCAACTTCAAGGGTTCCGACCAGCAGAAAGTCGTGGGCAACCTGTCAGGCGGCGAACGCGGCCGTCTGCACCTGGCCAAGACCCTGCTGCAAGGCGGCAATGTCCTGCTGCTGGACGAACCGTCGAACGACCTGGACGTGGAAACCCTGCGCGCGCTGGAAGACGCGCTGCTCGAGTTCGCCGGCAGCGTGATGGTGATCTCGCACGATCGCTGGTTCCTGGACCGTATCGCCACCCACATCCTGGCCTTCGAAGGCGATTCGCAAGTCACCTTCTTCGACGGTAATTATCAGGAATACGAAGCCGACAAGAAGAAACGCCTGGGCGAAGAAGGCGCCAAGCCGAAGCGCATTCGTTATAAGCCGCTGACGACCTGA
- a CDS encoding REP-associated tyrosine transposase, producing the protein MLNYRDNRVPGGTFFFTVRLLDRGSTLLTEHISTFGEAMRLARARRPFHVDAWTVLPDHAHAIWTLPPGDHDCSSRWRAVKIAFSKALRKTGRPEVDDGAVWERHYRHYRVGPDDDYAALVDYVHTDAVRHGHCLEARDWPWSSLHRFISAGHAAPAPSIIVPPWVNRPQGQVLARL; encoded by the coding sequence ATGCTCAATTACCGCGATAACCGCGTCCCGGGCGGGACGTTCTTTTTCACGGTGCGCCTGCTCGATCGCGGCAGCACCTTGCTGACAGAACATATCTCCACATTCGGCGAAGCGATGCGGCTGGCGCGCGCGCGCCGTCCCTTCCACGTCGATGCATGGACGGTGCTGCCGGATCACGCCCATGCGATCTGGACCCTGCCGCCGGGCGACCACGATTGCTCGAGCCGCTGGCGCGCGGTCAAGATTGCGTTTTCCAAGGCCTTGCGCAAGACCGGCCGGCCAGAGGTCGACGATGGCGCCGTCTGGGAGCGGCACTACCGCCACTACCGGGTCGGCCCGGACGACGATTACGCCGCCCTGGTCGACTACGTCCACACCGACGCCGTGCGCCATGGCCACTGCCTCGAGGCGCGCGACTGGCCCTGGTCGTCGCTGCACCGCTTCATCTCGGCCGGCCACGCGGCGCCGGCGCCGTCGATCATCGTGCCGCCGTGGGTGAATCGGCCGCAGGGCCAGGTATTGGCACGTTTATAA
- a CDS encoding porin family protein codes for MKKLIVALLATTAAVSAVQAQEFTPRAYVGAGAVATDYEARVPGATSADIDTIKASAKLFGGYEFTPNWAVEVGHTDYRSADIYYTLGPVNASGQVDGRSTYVAAKFSSPLTEKLVGYAKLGVSHDVNELSAVNASLNRRDSDNNAYGALGVQYNINQDVAVIAEYERFGGTRDFGVRPNALTIGAKYSF; via the coding sequence ATGAAAAAGCTGATCGTTGCACTGCTCGCTACCACCGCCGCTGTCTCGGCTGTCCAGGCACAAGAATTCACCCCGCGCGCCTACGTTGGCGCCGGCGCCGTGGCGACCGACTATGAAGCCCGTGTCCCGGGCGCTACCAGCGCAGACATCGACACCATCAAGGCGTCGGCCAAGCTGTTCGGCGGCTACGAGTTCACCCCGAACTGGGCGGTCGAAGTCGGTCACACCGACTACCGCAGCGCCGACATCTATTACACGCTGGGCCCGGTGAACGCCAGCGGCCAGGTCGATGGCCGTTCGACCTATGTTGCTGCCAAGTTCAGCTCGCCGCTGACCGAGAAGCTGGTCGGCTACGCCAAGCTGGGCGTGTCGCATGACGTGAACGAACTGTCGGCGGTCAATGCATCGCTGAACCGCCGCGACAGCGACAACAATGCCTACGGCGCCCTGGGCGTGCAGTACAACATCAACCAGGACGTGGCCGTGATCGCCGAATACGAGCGCTTCGGCGGCACCCGTGATTTCGGCGTGCGTCCGAATGCACTGACGATCGGCGCGAAGTACTCGTTCTAA
- a CDS encoding alpha-ketoglutarate-dependent dioxygenase AlkB family protein — translation MDLFTADAALIPIPFEDGHLAWMPQLPLPWTNAEVMARLLDETDWREETVMVYGKRHLQPRLSAWYGDAAYTYSGLRLQPAPFTPLLATLHAAVEAATGHSFNSVLLNLYRNERDSMGMHSDDEPELGSQPAIASLSFGASRTFILKHKHNKKTVRLELTDGSLLLMSGETQKYWLHGINKITRALQARVNLTFRKIV, via the coding sequence ATGGATTTGTTTACCGCAGACGCTGCGCTGATTCCCATTCCCTTCGAAGACGGCCACCTCGCGTGGATGCCCCAACTGCCGCTGCCCTGGACCAATGCCGAGGTCATGGCGCGCCTGCTGGACGAAACCGACTGGCGCGAAGAGACGGTGATGGTGTACGGCAAGCGCCACCTGCAGCCGCGCCTGAGCGCCTGGTATGGCGATGCCGCGTATACCTATTCCGGCCTGCGCCTTCAACCGGCGCCGTTCACGCCCTTGCTCGCCACCCTGCACGCGGCGGTGGAAGCGGCAACCGGGCACAGCTTCAACAGCGTCCTGCTCAATCTCTACCGCAACGAGCGCGACAGCATGGGCATGCACAGCGACGACGAGCCGGAACTGGGGTCGCAACCGGCCATCGCCTCGCTGAGTTTTGGCGCCTCCCGCACCTTCATCCTGAAACATAAACACAACAAGAAGACGGTGCGGCTCGAACTGACCGATGGCAGTTTGTTATTGATGTCGGGTGAAACCCAGAAATATTGGTTGCATGGCATCAATAAGATTACACGCGCATTACAAGCACGCGTCAACCTAACTTTCAGGAAAATCGTTTAA
- a CDS encoding molybdopterin-dependent oxidoreductase, translated as MDKRHFLGAAALAGAAPAFASRPADQAKGPVLLTITGAIARSNRGALDPALDQMMAKHKLAFERGYTLDFAVLAALPARTIRPTLEYDGKPHTLRGPLLAEVLAQAGARPRDAAKVVLRAVDCYAAVLEMRQVRAWNFIVATHLDGKPIPLGGLGPLWAVYDADRVPEMAALPVAQRFGACPWALYHMEVMG; from the coding sequence ATGGACAAACGCCATTTCCTGGGCGCCGCAGCACTGGCAGGCGCGGCGCCCGCCTTCGCCAGCCGCCCCGCGGATCAGGCCAAAGGGCCTGTCTTGCTGACCATCACCGGCGCGATCGCGCGCAGCAACCGCGGCGCCCTCGATCCGGCGCTCGACCAGATGATGGCCAAGCACAAGCTGGCGTTCGAACGAGGGTACACCCTGGATTTCGCGGTCCTGGCCGCCCTGCCCGCGCGCACCATCCGCCCGACCCTGGAATACGACGGCAAGCCGCACACCCTGCGCGGACCGCTGCTGGCCGAGGTGCTGGCCCAGGCCGGCGCCAGGCCGCGCGATGCGGCGAAGGTCGTACTGCGGGCGGTCGACTGCTATGCCGCCGTGCTGGAGATGCGGCAGGTGCGGGCGTGGAACTTCATCGTCGCCACCCACCTGGACGGCAAGCCGATCCCGCTGGGCGGGCTGGGGCCGCTATGGGCCGTGTACGACGCCGACCGGGTGCCGGAAATGGCGGCCCTGCCGGTGGCGCAGCGCTTCGGCGCCTGCCCCTGGGCCCTGTATCACATGGAAGTGATGGGGTGA
- a CDS encoding MAPEG family protein produces MFFTAWATLAILGVYFWTWGVAGYARVRYKVPAPSMDGPEAFQRAHRVQMNTLEMLPLVLVPLWLCANFLGDVWAAAGGLLWCLGRILYALGYYRDPAKREAGFILGMLACAALIGATVFGLLMR; encoded by the coding sequence ATGTTCTTCACTGCCTGGGCCACGCTGGCCATCCTCGGTGTGTATTTCTGGACCTGGGGCGTGGCCGGCTATGCCCGCGTGCGCTACAAGGTGCCGGCGCCCTCGATGGATGGGCCCGAGGCATTCCAGCGCGCCCATCGCGTCCAGATGAACACGCTGGAAATGCTGCCGCTGGTGCTGGTGCCGCTGTGGCTGTGCGCTAACTTCCTGGGCGATGTGTGGGCGGCCGCCGGCGGCCTGCTGTGGTGCCTGGGCCGCATCCTGTATGCGCTGGGCTATTACCGGGATCCGGCCAAGCGCGAAGCAGGTTTCATTTTAGGCATGCTGGCTTGCGCCGCGTTAATCGGCGCCACAGTTTTTGGCCTTCTGATGCGATAA
- a CDS encoding Rossmann-like and DUF2520 domain-containing protein, which translates to MAPTLNLVGAGHVGRVLGRLFSDSGAFVVQDVLTRSHDSARAAVDFIGAGRACVDVAALRPAQAWLLAVNDDQIAPVCAALAQAHDLRGALVFHCSGAKASGELQAAAAQGALVASVHPIRSFADPDAVARDFSGTFCGIEGDAGALALVAPAFEAIGARLVTIDATAKTVYHAAAVFASNYLVTVLDAALRAYQAAGVPEEVARELARPLAGEAMANVFRLGPAAALSGPVARGDHATVARQQAALMDWDPATGKLYEALLPLTADLARRKRDQH; encoded by the coding sequence GTGGCGCCCACCCTGAACCTGGTCGGCGCCGGCCACGTCGGCCGCGTGCTGGGCCGCCTGTTCTCCGATAGCGGCGCGTTCGTGGTGCAGGACGTGCTGACCCGGTCGCATGACAGTGCGCGGGCCGCGGTCGACTTCATCGGCGCCGGCCGCGCCTGCGTCGACGTCGCGGCGCTGCGGCCGGCGCAGGCCTGGCTGCTGGCCGTGAACGACGACCAGATCGCGCCAGTGTGCGCGGCGCTGGCGCAGGCGCACGACCTGCGTGGCGCGCTGGTGTTCCACTGCAGCGGCGCCAAGGCGTCAGGCGAATTGCAGGCCGCCGCGGCGCAGGGCGCGCTGGTGGCCAGCGTGCATCCGATCCGCAGTTTCGCCGATCCCGACGCCGTGGCGCGCGACTTTTCGGGCACCTTCTGCGGGATCGAGGGCGATGCGGGCGCGCTGGCGCTGGTCGCGCCGGCCTTCGAGGCGATCGGCGCGCGCCTGGTGACGATCGATGCCACGGCCAAGACGGTTTACCATGCGGCGGCGGTGTTCGCGTCGAATTACCTGGTCACGGTGCTCGACGCGGCCCTGCGCGCTTACCAGGCGGCAGGCGTGCCGGAAGAAGTGGCGCGCGAACTGGCGCGTCCGCTGGCCGGCGAGGCGATGGCGAATGTCTTCCGGCTCGGTCCGGCGGCGGCCCTGAGCGGGCCGGTGGCGCGTGGCGACCATGCGACCGTGGCGCGCCAGCAGGCGGCCCTGATGGACTGGGATCCGGCGACCGGCAAACTGTACGAGGCGCTGCTGCCGTTGACGGCCGACCTGGCCCGGCGCAAGCGCGACCAACACTGA
- a CDS encoding DUF924 family protein, which translates to MDAQEVLDFWFLPASSAGHGKQRAEWFRKDDAFDAAIRERFGAAIQHAIAGGLREWDEQGPRGVLARILVLDQFTRNAHRGTPDSFAGDPLALGAARQLVESGAHLDLSPLERVFVYMPFEHAEDARMQEQSVELFTDLAASHEGFNEQLDYAHRHRGVIARFGRFPHRNPILGRASTSEEQEYLDKPGSGF; encoded by the coding sequence ATGGACGCACAAGAAGTTCTCGATTTCTGGTTCCTGCCCGCGTCAAGTGCAGGCCACGGCAAGCAGCGCGCCGAATGGTTCCGCAAGGACGACGCCTTCGATGCCGCCATCCGCGAACGCTTCGGCGCGGCAATCCAGCACGCGATCGCCGGCGGCCTGCGCGAATGGGACGAGCAGGGCCCGCGCGGCGTGCTGGCGCGCATCCTCGTGCTCGACCAGTTCACCCGCAATGCCCATCGCGGCACGCCCGACTCCTTCGCCGGCGACCCGCTGGCGCTGGGCGCCGCGCGCCAGCTGGTGGAGTCCGGCGCGCACCTGGACTTGAGCCCGCTCGAGCGCGTCTTCGTCTACATGCCGTTCGAGCATGCCGAGGATGCGCGCATGCAGGAGCAGTCGGTCGAGCTGTTCACCGACCTGGCCGCCAGCCATGAGGGATTCAACGAACAGCTCGACTATGCGCACCGCCACCGCGGCGTGATCGCGCGTTTCGGCCGCTTCCCGCACCGCAATCCGATCCTGGGCCGTGCCTCGACGTCCGAAGAACAGGAATACCTGGACAAACCCGGCTCGGGATTCTGA
- a CDS encoding MgtC/SapB family protein — protein sequence MTEINLFAAYWSKNELFTNGLILLHLVGALLLGLLVGYERAYHGRAAGMRTYGLVCMASAGLTILAGYPDFWYGGHAGLLAPIDPTRIIQGVVTGVGFLGAGVIMRDGFNISGLTTAASIWASSAIGILIGIGFYLAAMGLAFLSAMIMIYLNRLETFLPSRHAVAVRMRFKLDFLPREDAIRKIALERGYEIAGSSLTISSDEGRQEWRFVALALSRKTGAPLSELARELAAFDGVDSFQLSHARN from the coding sequence ATGACCGAAATTAACCTGTTCGCGGCCTACTGGTCGAAGAACGAGCTGTTCACCAATGGCCTGATCCTGTTGCACCTGGTCGGGGCCTTGCTGCTCGGCCTGCTGGTCGGCTACGAGCGCGCCTATCACGGGCGCGCGGCCGGCATGCGCACCTATGGCCTGGTGTGCATGGCCTCGGCCGGGCTGACCATCCTGGCCGGCTATCCCGACTTCTGGTACGGCGGCCACGCGGGCCTGCTGGCGCCGATCGATCCGACCCGCATCATCCAGGGCGTGGTCACCGGCGTCGGTTTCCTGGGCGCCGGCGTCATCATGCGCGACGGCTTCAACATCAGCGGCCTGACGACGGCGGCCTCGATCTGGGCCTCGTCGGCGATCGGCATCCTGATCGGCATCGGCTTCTATCTCGCCGCGATGGGCCTCGCCTTTTTGTCGGCGATGATCATGATCTACCTGAACCGGCTGGAGACCTTCCTGCCGTCGCGCCACGCGGTGGCGGTGCGGATGCGCTTCAAGCTCGATTTCCTGCCGCGCGAGGATGCGATCCGCAAGATCGCGCTCGAGCGCGGCTACGAGATCGCCGGCAGCTCGCTGACCATCAGCAGCGACGAAGGCCGCCAGGAATGGCGCTTCGTGGCGCTGGCGCTGTCGCGCAAGACCGGCGCGCCGCTGTCGGAGCTGGCGCGCGAGCTGGCGGCCTTCGACGGCGTCGACTCGTTCCAGCTGTCGCACGCGCGTAACTGA